The following are encoded in a window of Sminthopsis crassicaudata isolate SCR6 chromosome 3, ASM4859323v1, whole genome shotgun sequence genomic DNA:
- the SLC6A16 gene encoding orphan sodium- and chloride-dependent neurotransmitter transporter NTT5 isoform X2 translates to MEAEPGTSALAHGLEVDGLDDRQTWNNRVEYVMAQVGCCVGLGAIWRFPSLCHKNGGGAFLIPYVLLLFTLGFPLVFLEMALGQNLRVNVWTKIHPKMWGVGLACSMVCFLMIVYYNMFIAWGIFYLSNSFQYPLPWSQCPAVNSSLPPPADPGCVCTKPAAYFWYCRTLEITASIEESQGFVPSLVLCILVVWLAVTLLSVQGLKCQGKILSFSVIVPFLVLLCFLIRSFLLEGSIYGLRHLMFTRLSALASVKVWHEAGTQVFFNLGLGFGTLVVLASYTTRNSNSAQDAFILVFASLTACLLATQVVFSMLGFRASTSIRQCVIQNTVKLEQLVKMGKLPPEANPPPEIQNTPSKSYTSWLYHLDKPLRDKIMQHVTDCNVDKELIYEEEGPALVFVALAEAINEFSSTPIWSAVFFLMIICLGLTTSLALMQAIRVPLLDTFPCLRSSSWTITMSISFLGFLISLLFTQRSGLYLLTLFDDFVVSVILFVVVLFENVSVAWFYGAKRFFKEMQDIIGFRVSLMHDYLVRFFTLLGIVILTLCSMIELVLKEQTYNSWDKQSGTMLQLHYPMWAVILAFGLAFVTLVPILVGLFKCLKKSTVSPLPKNLYPELPVISPIHESDPQAGPSKF, encoded by the exons ATGGAGGCTGAGCCGGGCACTTCAGCCCTGGCCCACGGTTTAGAGGTGGACGGCCTGGACGACAGGCAGACCTGGAACAACAGAGTCGAGTACGTCATGGCGCAGGTGGGCTGCTGTGTGGGACTGGGCGCCATCTGGAGATTCCCTTCTCTGTGCCACAAGAACGGCGGCG GGGCCTTCCTGATCCCCTACGTGCTGCTGCTTTTCACCCTGGGCTTCCCCTTGGTGTTCCTGGAGATGGCTTTGGGGCAGAACCTTCGCGTGAACGTCTGGACGAAGATCCACCCCAAGATGTGGGGCGTGGGCCTGGCCTGCAGCATG GTGTGCTTCTTGATGATAGTCTACTATAACATGTTCATCGCCTGGGGCATCTTCTACCTCAGCAACTCCTTCCAGTACCCGCTGCCCTGGAGCCAGTGCCCGGCAGTGAACAGCAGCCTGCCCC CCCCCGCAGATCCTGGCTGCGTCTGCACCAAGCCGGCCGCCTATTTCTGGTACTGTCGGACCCTGGAGATCACGGCCAGCATCGAGGAGAGCCAGGGCTTCGTCCCCAGCCTGGTGCTGTGCATCCTGGTGGTCTGGCTGGCAGTCACGCTCCTCTCGGTTCAGGGCCTGAAGTGCCAGGGGAAG atccTCAGCTTCTCGGTGATAGTCCCCTTCCTGGTCCTGCTGTGCTTCCTCATCCGGAGCTTCTTGCTGGAGGGCTCCATCTACGGCCTCCGCCACTTGATGTTCACCAGG CTGTCCGCCTTGGCGTCCGTGAAGGTGTGGCACGAGGCCGGGACGCAGGTGTTCTTCAACTTGGGGCTGGGCTTCGGCACGCTCGTGGTCCTGGCCTCCTACACCACCCGGAACAGCAACAGCGCCCAGGACGCCTTCATCCTGGTGTTCGCCAGCCTGACCGCCTGCCTGCTGGCCACCCAGGTGGTGTTCAGCATGCTGGGCTTCCGCGCCTCCACCTCCATCCGCCAGTGTGTCATCCA GAACACTGTGAAATTGGAGCAGCTGGTCAAAATGGGGAAGCTGCCCCCAGAGGCGAACCCCCCCCCAGAAATTCAGAACACGCCAAGCAAAAGTTACACCTCGTGGCTCTACCACCTTGACAAACCCCTGAGGGATAAGATTATGCAGCACGTGACCGATTGCAACGTGGACAAGGAACTCATATAT GAGGAGGAAGGCCCCGCCCTGGTCTTTGTGGCCTTAGCTGAGGCGATAAACGAGTTCTCATCGACCCCCATCTGGTCGGCAGTCTTCTTCCTGATGATCATCTGCCTGGGGCTGACGACTTCCCTGGCGCTGATGCAGGCTATCCGGGTCCCCCTGCTGGACACCTTCCCCTGCCTTCGCAGCTCCTCTTGGACCATCACCA TGAGCATCAGCTTCCTGGGCTTCCTGATCAGCCTCCTCTTCACCCAGCGCTCCGGCCTCTACCTCCTGACCCTCTTTGATGATTTCGTGGTTTCTGTGATTCTCTTTGTcgtggtcctctttgagaacgtTAGCGTGGCCTGGTTCTACGGTGCTAAGAG GTTCTTCAAGGAAATGCAGGACATCATAGGCTTCAGGGTCAGCCTCATGCACGATTACTTGGTGCGCTTCTTCACCTTGCTGGGaatagtgatcctgactctgtgCAGCATGATAGAGCTGGTGCTGAAGGAGCAGACCTACAACTCCTGGGACAAGCAAAGT GGCACAATGTTGCAGCTCCACTACCCGATGTGGGCCGTCATCCTGGCCTTTGGCCTGGCCTTTGTGACCCTCGTGCCCATCCTGGTCGGCCTGTTCAAGTGTCTCAAGAAGTCCACCGTGTCCCCACTGCCCAAAAATCTGTATCCCGAGCTCCCCGTGATTTCTCCCATTCACGAGTCGGATCCGCAAGCAGGCCCCTCCAAGTTCTGA
- the SLC6A16 gene encoding orphan sodium- and chloride-dependent neurotransmitter transporter NTT5 isoform X1 yields the protein MTLCLVKTPGAFCWSRDSSPSRPSEAGPSDRMEAEPGTSALAHGLEVDGLDDRQTWNNRVEYVMAQVGCCVGLGAIWRFPSLCHKNGGGAFLIPYVLLLFTLGFPLVFLEMALGQNLRVNVWTKIHPKMWGVGLACSMVCFLMIVYYNMFIAWGIFYLSNSFQYPLPWSQCPAVNSSLPPPADPGCVCTKPAAYFWYCRTLEITASIEESQGFVPSLVLCILVVWLAVTLLSVQGLKCQGKILSFSVIVPFLVLLCFLIRSFLLEGSIYGLRHLMFTRLSALASVKVWHEAGTQVFFNLGLGFGTLVVLASYTTRNSNSAQDAFILVFASLTACLLATQVVFSMLGFRASTSIRQCVIQNTVKLEQLVKMGKLPPEANPPPEIQNTPSKSYTSWLYHLDKPLRDKIMQHVTDCNVDKELIYEEEGPALVFVALAEAINEFSSTPIWSAVFFLMIICLGLTTSLALMQAIRVPLLDTFPCLRSSSWTITMSISFLGFLISLLFTQRSGLYLLTLFDDFVVSVILFVVVLFENVSVAWFYGAKRFFKEMQDIIGFRVSLMHDYLVRFFTLLGIVILTLCSMIELVLKEQTYNSWDKQSGTMLQLHYPMWAVILAFGLAFVTLVPILVGLFKCLKKSTVSPLPKNLYPELPVISPIHESDPQAGPSKF from the exons ATGACCCTGTGCCTGGTGAAAACCCCTGGGGCCTTCTGCTGGAGTCGAGATTCTTCTCCTTCCAGACCATCAGAAGCAG GCCCTTCTGATAGGATGGAGGCTGAGCCGGGCACTTCAGCCCTGGCCCACGGTTTAGAGGTGGACGGCCTGGACGACAGGCAGACCTGGAACAACAGAGTCGAGTACGTCATGGCGCAGGTGGGCTGCTGTGTGGGACTGGGCGCCATCTGGAGATTCCCTTCTCTGTGCCACAAGAACGGCGGCG GGGCCTTCCTGATCCCCTACGTGCTGCTGCTTTTCACCCTGGGCTTCCCCTTGGTGTTCCTGGAGATGGCTTTGGGGCAGAACCTTCGCGTGAACGTCTGGACGAAGATCCACCCCAAGATGTGGGGCGTGGGCCTGGCCTGCAGCATG GTGTGCTTCTTGATGATAGTCTACTATAACATGTTCATCGCCTGGGGCATCTTCTACCTCAGCAACTCCTTCCAGTACCCGCTGCCCTGGAGCCAGTGCCCGGCAGTGAACAGCAGCCTGCCCC CCCCCGCAGATCCTGGCTGCGTCTGCACCAAGCCGGCCGCCTATTTCTGGTACTGTCGGACCCTGGAGATCACGGCCAGCATCGAGGAGAGCCAGGGCTTCGTCCCCAGCCTGGTGCTGTGCATCCTGGTGGTCTGGCTGGCAGTCACGCTCCTCTCGGTTCAGGGCCTGAAGTGCCAGGGGAAG atccTCAGCTTCTCGGTGATAGTCCCCTTCCTGGTCCTGCTGTGCTTCCTCATCCGGAGCTTCTTGCTGGAGGGCTCCATCTACGGCCTCCGCCACTTGATGTTCACCAGG CTGTCCGCCTTGGCGTCCGTGAAGGTGTGGCACGAGGCCGGGACGCAGGTGTTCTTCAACTTGGGGCTGGGCTTCGGCACGCTCGTGGTCCTGGCCTCCTACACCACCCGGAACAGCAACAGCGCCCAGGACGCCTTCATCCTGGTGTTCGCCAGCCTGACCGCCTGCCTGCTGGCCACCCAGGTGGTGTTCAGCATGCTGGGCTTCCGCGCCTCCACCTCCATCCGCCAGTGTGTCATCCA GAACACTGTGAAATTGGAGCAGCTGGTCAAAATGGGGAAGCTGCCCCCAGAGGCGAACCCCCCCCCAGAAATTCAGAACACGCCAAGCAAAAGTTACACCTCGTGGCTCTACCACCTTGACAAACCCCTGAGGGATAAGATTATGCAGCACGTGACCGATTGCAACGTGGACAAGGAACTCATATAT GAGGAGGAAGGCCCCGCCCTGGTCTTTGTGGCCTTAGCTGAGGCGATAAACGAGTTCTCATCGACCCCCATCTGGTCGGCAGTCTTCTTCCTGATGATCATCTGCCTGGGGCTGACGACTTCCCTGGCGCTGATGCAGGCTATCCGGGTCCCCCTGCTGGACACCTTCCCCTGCCTTCGCAGCTCCTCTTGGACCATCACCA TGAGCATCAGCTTCCTGGGCTTCCTGATCAGCCTCCTCTTCACCCAGCGCTCCGGCCTCTACCTCCTGACCCTCTTTGATGATTTCGTGGTTTCTGTGATTCTCTTTGTcgtggtcctctttgagaacgtTAGCGTGGCCTGGTTCTACGGTGCTAAGAG GTTCTTCAAGGAAATGCAGGACATCATAGGCTTCAGGGTCAGCCTCATGCACGATTACTTGGTGCGCTTCTTCACCTTGCTGGGaatagtgatcctgactctgtgCAGCATGATAGAGCTGGTGCTGAAGGAGCAGACCTACAACTCCTGGGACAAGCAAAGT GGCACAATGTTGCAGCTCCACTACCCGATGTGGGCCGTCATCCTGGCCTTTGGCCTGGCCTTTGTGACCCTCGTGCCCATCCTGGTCGGCCTGTTCAAGTGTCTCAAGAAGTCCACCGTGTCCCCACTGCCCAAAAATCTGTATCCCGAGCTCCCCGTGATTTCTCCCATTCACGAGTCGGATCCGCAAGCAGGCCCCTCCAAGTTCTGA